GGCCCCGTCCAGCAGCGCAAGATCCGTGCCGTCGTGGTCGGCAACGTCGGCATGCTGCAAGGTGGCATCCAGCTCATGCCCGGAGCCCTCCCCGACGACGGCTGGCTGGACGTCGTGGTCGTCTCGCCCCGCGGTATGACCGGCTGGCTGCCCGTGGTCGGCGCCGTACTGACCCGCCGCAACCACGCCACGGTCGAGCACTTCCGCTGCCGCACGATCGAGATCCACGCCGACAAACCCATGTTCGCCCAGCTCGACGGCGACCCGGCCGGCAAGGCCCAGTCCCTCAGGGCCTGGGTGGACCCACTGGCCCTGATCGTGCGGGTCCCGGGGTAGGAGCGACCCCTTGCGGACGCGCGTCCCCGCTCCCGGGGCAGCCCGGAGTTGGTGGGGTCGGTGGGGTCGGCCAAGGAGGGACGCCCACCCCTCACCTCCCAGCGCGTGATCGTGTGCACTTGTTGCGGGAAGGCCGCAAAGAATGCACGCAATCACGAAGTAGCTGGGGTCGCTGTTGGCTGGAACCGCCCGAACACGGGTCCGGCCGACCACAAGCGCCAGCCTCCTGCCGGTCTGGGCTCATGCGCATCCGGACTATCGGCGGCGCACCGGACCAGGTGCGCGGAGGTGGGCGACGCACCGGATCAGGTGCGCGCGGGGCTCAGTTCTCCCTCGGAGGCCGGCTCGTTGCCTTCTGCCGGCCACTGCTGTTTCCGGGCGACGAGGAACCAGAGGGCCAGGAGGCTGAGGACGGCCCACCAGCTGTACGAGTTCTGGACGATGCGGGCGACGGCGTTCGGGACCTCGTTGCCGGCCAGCAGGTTCGCGCCCCACCAGGGCATGCGGATCCACAGCAGCACGGCCCCGACGAGGGCTGCTGCGACACGACGCAGGTCACGGCCGTCACCCAGCAGTGCCCCGATGACCACGACGCCCCAGTGCATGTGGTGCACCCAGGAGACCGGGGAAATCAGGTAGGCCGTCATCCCGACGACCGCGACCACGGCCACGGGCTCACCGAGCCGGTCGAAGCGGCGGGCCAGGGGCAGGGCGGCAACCAGTACCGCGGCCACGAGCAGCAGGTTCACCGCGGTGAAGGCCAGGCTGCCTTCGGGCGGGCCGATGCGTAGCAGCACACCGCGCAGCGACTGGTTGGACGTGCCGCCGTTCGGGCCGAGCCGCCCGGGGTCGAGCAGGGCATCGGTCCAGTAGGTGGCCGAGGCCGGGGGCAGCAGGAACCAGGACACGATGGTGACCAGGGCGGCCGTGCCGACCGAGGTGGCGAGCACCTTCCAGCGCCGGGCCACGGCCCAGTACAGCCAGAACACCCCAGGTGTCAGCTTGACCGCGGCGGCCAGCGCCACGCCCACGCCACTGCCACCGGCCCAGGAGCCGTCGATCCGCGACCGGCGGGTGACGTCCCACAGGCAGAGGGCCACGATCACCGCGTTGACCTGGCCGAACCGCACGCCGTCGGAGACCGGCAGCAGCCACACGCCACCAGCGGCCAGCACGCCCTGCGCCAGACCGGCACGATGGCCGAAGCGGCGGAGGAAGGGCCGGAAGGCGATACCCACCGTCCACCACAGCAGCGCGCACTGCAGCACCGTCCAGATCCAGCCCACCACCGCGAACGGCGCGATGAGCAGGGGCAGGGCGGTGAAGGCCGCGAACGGCGGGTAGGTGAAGGGCAGGAACTGCGGCTGCACCGTGCGCACGTCGTACAGCGGGAAACCGGTGACGATCGCCCGGGCGCCCTCGCGGTACACCTCGAGATCGACCTGCCAGTTCTCCCGGGGGTAGCTGACCAGGTAGTGCCAGGCCAGGGGGGTGGCCGAGGCAGCCAGCACCAGGAGCCCCAGCACCAGCCAGGGCCCTTGTCTGCGCAGCGATCCAGCCGTATCCACGGAAGAGATTGTGACGTGCCCCTCCGACATTCTCCGCACCCGCCTGTTCAGAGCCCTTTCCCGGCCGACCCGCCCAAGATCATCCACCTCGAGGGTGCGGGGGTGATCCGGACCAGGCTGTCGGTGGGGGCCCATACAGTTGCCCGGGTGAGATTCGGACTGCGGACACGGTGGGCTGCCCTCGGCGTACTCGGAACGGTGGTCGCCGGAGTGGCGTCCACCGCAACCATGGCGTCGGCGACAGCGGCTGTCGCGGCCGACGCCCACCACTCCGCGCTCGGCCGCGCGGCGACGGGCACCCCGGCCGTCACCACCGCGGCCGGCAGCACCGCCCTCGGCAACACCGCGGCCGGCAACACCGCCCTCGGCACCGCTGAGACCAAGGCTGCTTCGACCGACACGGCCGTTACCGCGTCTCCTGCTTCCTCATCCCCCACCACCCCGGTCTCCGCGACCGACACCGCCTCGACCGACACCGCCTCGACCGACACCGCCTCGACCAACGCTGCCACCACCGACACGGCCGTCACCGGCCCCGTCGTGCTGCTCGGTACGGGCGGCCTTCGCTGGACCGATGTCACCGCCAGGCAACCCGCCCTGCAGAACCTTCTCGACACCGGCTCCAGCGGCTGGCTGGCCGTCCGCAGCATCCGTTCCACCACCTGCCCGACCGACGGGTGGCTGGCGATCTCGGCCGGCTCCCGGGCCGGTGACACGGAGGTCTCCAAGAAGCAGCCGATCTGCCGCGACCCCGAGCTGACGGTCACCGACCCCGGTGAGGCGGTCGGCGTCACTCATTGGGACCGGTACGTGCAACAGGCGGCGAGCGACGACTACGACGCGCAGCTCGGTCTTCTCGGAGACACCCTGGCCGCGGCCGGCCAGCACACCGCCGCGGTCGGTGCCGGTGCGGCGATCGCCCTGGCCGGTCAAGACGGCCAGACTCCGCACGCCTGGGCGGGCGGTGCGGGCAATGCCTCCGGCACCGGCGACCCGCAGGCCCTGGCCTCGGACGTGGACGCTGCGCTCGCGACCGGTCCGGACCTGCTGGCCGTCGACCTCGGCACGATCGTCGACCCGGCCCAGCAGAATGACGAGTGGCCCGCGCTGACGGGTAGCTATGGCGCCTCCCGTGCCGATCAGGTCGCTGCGCTGGAACTTCGACTCGAAGCGGTACTGGCCGAATTGCCTACCGCCGCAACGGTCTACGTCGCCTCGCTGGCAGACTCCGGCACCAAGTCGGAGCTGCGGCTGCTCGCCGCCACCGGCCCGGTACCGGGTGGTGGCTCCTACTCCGACTCGCTGCTCGGCAGTTCCTCCACGCGCCAGGACGGCCTGGCCCAGACCACCGACCTGTTCCCGACGCTGGTCTCCGCGCTCGGTGTGGCCGCCCCCGACTCGGTGGTCGGCTCGGTGGTGCGCCCCGCCGCGGCGGGCATGAGTGACAGTGACCGCGACCGCAAACTGCTCGACCTCGACGAGGCCGGCACCGCGGTGAACCCGATCGTTCCCTTCTTCTTCATGGGCCTGATCATCGCCCAGGTACTGCTCTACCTGGTGGTCACGCTCGTGCTCCGCAGAAGGTCGCGGAGCCCGGAGGAGGCCCTCGTCGCTTCCCGCCGGGTCCTGCTGCTGCGCTGGCTGCGCCGGGTCGCCGTGGTGTTCTCGTGCGTGCCCGCGGCCACCTTCCTGGCCAACCTGGTGCCCTGGTGGCGCTACGAGCACGCGGGCCTGGCGCTGACCGGCGCGGTCGTCCTGTTCGTCGTCCCGATGGCCCTGATCGCCCATCTCGGTCCCTGGCGGCACGCCCTCCTCGGCCCGATGGGCGCGGTCGGCGGCATGACCATGCTGGTGCTCGGCGCCGACGTGATGACCGGCTCGCACCTGCAACTGTCCAGCATGATGGGCCTGCGGGCCGTGGTGGCCGGCCGCTTCTACGGCTTCGGCAACCCGGCGTTCTCGGTGTTCGCCACCGGCTCCCTGCTGCTGGCCGTCGCCGTCGCCGACACCCTGGTGCGTCGGGGCCGGTCCCTGGCGGCTGCCGCGGCCATCGCCGTCGTCGGTGTGGCCGCCACGATCATCGACGGTATGCCGGGCTGGGGCAGCGACTTCGGCGGGCCGCCCGCGATCCTCCCGGCCTTCGCCGTGCTGGCTCTGCTGGCCTACGGCGTCAAGGTCAACTGGCGTCGCGCGCTGATCATCACCGCCGGCACCGTCGTGGTGATCATTCTGCTCTGCGTGCTGGACTGGTTGCGGGGCCCGGACGACCGCACCCACCTCGGCCGGTTCGTGCAGACCGTGATCGATGGCGACGCGTGGCCGGTGCTGCGGCGCAAGGCCACCCAGAACCTGCGCATCCTGTTCGGCTCGTACCTGAGCGCCCTGCTGCCGGTCGCGGTGGCCTTCGTGGTGCTGGTGCTGGCCCGGCCGGTCTCCTGGGGTGTGCGGCCGTTGCAGGTGGCCTACGACCGCTCGCCGGTCCTGCGCTCCGGCATCATCGCCTTCGGCGTGATGATGCTGATCGGGTTCGCGATGAACGACTCCGGATCTTCGATCCCGGCCGTCGCCGCCACCGTGGCACTGCCCCTGCTCATCGCCGCCAGCGTGCGAGCCCTCGAACTCGCCGACACCGACCCGCCGGTCCAGCCCGCCGAGACGACATCGGAGCCGGAGACCAGCAAGGGTTAGTGCGGCGACCGCCAAGGTCGTCCAGGGCAGCCAGGCAGCCGGGTCGCCGGGTAGCCGGGTAGCCGGGCGTCCCGGGCAGGAAGCGGCCCGCTTCAGGTCGTTGTGCCGAACCTGGGTGCGGTGACACCCGGATCAAGAGCGTCTTCGTTCGCGATCATGCAGTCCCCCGGCCCCGGCCCGGGAGGTGACCCATCCCTCCGGGGACACTTTGCATGATCACGAACAGACGAGGACGCGGGTCAGGGCTGGTCGTTCTTGGTCGCCCGCCGCTTCCTGGGGAGCGGGGCGGGCACCGCTGTCTGAGCTTCCGACCTCTGGGCGGCCGTGGTCTGTACCGGCTTCCTGGCCGCCACGGTCTTCCTGGCTCCCACGGTCTTCTTAGCGGTCACGGCCTTCTTAGCCTTCTTGGCCGCCGTCTTCTCGGCGGGCGCCTTACCCGGGGCCGGAGCCTTACCCGGGGCCGGAGCCTTACCCGGGGCCGGAGCCTTGACCGCCGTCTTCTCGGCCGGTGCCTTACGCGGCGCGGGGGCCTTGGCGGTCTTCTTCGCCGCCGGTGCCTTACGCGGCGCAGGGGCCTTGGCGGTCTTTCTCGCGGCCGGCGCCTTACGCGGCGTGGGAGGCGTGGCCACCGGCGCGGTCGCGGGCTCCTCGGCCTCGGACGGCTGCTGCGCGGAAGATGCCTTGCGCGGGGCCGGGGCCTTGGCGGTCTTCTTCGCCGCCGAGCCCTTGCGCTGGACCGGGGCCTTCACCGCCTTCCTCGCCGCAGGAGCCTTGGCAACCTCGGTGGCGGCCGGTGCCGCCTCGTCCTCCCTGCGGTTTCCGCCCCGCCAGAACGTCAGGGTCGCCCCGCTGGCCTGCTCGACGAACAACCCGCCGTTGGCGGCCTTCGAGTTCAGCAGCTCACGCAGTTCTGCCTCGAACTCGGTGAACCGGTCACCGAAGAGATGCGGTGCGGAGTACGAGAGCGAGAACACCGACGCGATCACCTCGTTCACGGTGCGTACCCGCGTCATCGCGTAGGGCACCTCGACAACCCGCGGATCCTCGAATCCGGCCGCGGCGAAGATCTCCCGCTCGGTGCCGAAGGCCTCGGTGGGACGCAGACCCTGCCCCGCCCTCAGGTCTTCACCCAGGTAGCGCGCCACGAGCGAGCGCACCTCTTCCCACGGCGGCTGCGGGAAACGCAGGGAGGTACGCGGGGCGGCACCGGTGCCCTTGTCGGTGATGGCGCCGAGATGCACCACCGCACCACCAGGTTCGAGCATCCCGGCGACCGCCCGGGCCACCGTCTCCTGGTCGAGCCAGTGGAACGACAGGGCGAAAGTGATCGTGCGGAACCGTCCGAGGTCGGCGGGCAGCTCTTCCGCACGCATCTCACGCCAAGAAACTGACTGCATCCGAGCAGCTTTGGACGCGAGGCGACCGGCCTCGACCATCCCGGGATCCGCGTCCACACCGATGACCTCGCCGAAATACCTGGCCAGCGGCAAGGTCAGCGAGCCCGGACCGCAACCGACGTCGAGCAGGCGCCCGGTGCCGTCCAGAGCGAGGTTTTCCCGGATCGCCTGCACCACACCCGGCGGATACGGCATACGCCCCGCCGAGTAGTAGTCGGCGCTGCCGGCGTAGAGCGACGGATCCCATTGCCACACGGTCATTCCTGCAATCTCATCATTCAGCTGAACCGACGTCGAATTTGCCCACTGGTGACGCAGAGCGGCCGTGCTCGACGTCGTCCATCGTTGACTGCACCTGTGAGTACCGGAATTCCTTCCAGCGCCAACCGGTCCAGGTCAACACCGCCACTACGACGGCAAGTTCCAGCCAGGGCGCCACGGACCGGCGGAAGCCGAGGCTGATCGCCTCCACCTGTTCGGACATCCCGACGACCCGGCCCGGAACGTAGGCCAGTACCAGCACGGACAACCGGGCGAGCAGGGCACCGTCGAGCAGGGTCGGCGTGAGCAGCGCCAGCGGTGCCCACACCATGCTGTCGTACCACGGCAACGAATAAGGCGTCGTCAACAACCAGCCGACGCCGAGCGCCAGGGCGGCGCGGGCCATCGAGGCGGTCTCCGCGCCGACCGGGGAATCGGGCGTGACGCCGGTCGGCACCGCCCGCATCCGGCGCAGCAGAAGCAGCACGAGGACAGCCCCCAGGCCCATCGCGAGCGGCCCGATCACGTCCCGCAGGCCGCTGCCGAACACCGGGTCGAGCTCGTTGGTGAGTAACCGCCAGGGCGAGGCCAGCGAGACCTGACGACTGGCCTCGTGCAGCCGGTCGTAGGTGTGCGGACCGCTCCACAGATGGGCCGGCACCAGCACGGCGAGCCCGGCGAGCGCCATCACCCCCAGATGCCGGGCCAGCTGGGGCAGCGGCCGGTGCCGCAGGCCCCAGAGGATGGCCAGGGCGAACAGACCGATGGTGATCTTGCTGCCGACCGCCGCCCCGATGAGCAGCCCGGCCCAGACCGGTCGGGTGGACGCCAGAGCGAGGGCCCCGATCGCGAGGGCGACGGCGATCACGTCGAGGTGACCGCCGAGCACGACCTGGCCCAGTAGCAGCGGGTTGAGGGTCCAGAGCACCCAGGTGCGGGCCCGGGCCTGCGGGTTCCCCCGGGTCAGCCGGTCGAGGGTGAGGGCGACGGCGAGGAAGGCCAGGCCGCAGATGATCTGCCAGAACCAGACGGTGAGCCGCAGTGAGCCGTCGCCGGCCCAGGCGGCCAGGACCTGTGCGGCGGTCGAGACCGGGCCGTAGACGCTGGGGGTGTGCTGCCAGGGCGGCTGGATCGCCCCGGCGACCGGGTCGGTGCCACCGCGCCAGGTGCCCGGGTCGACCACGTAGGGATCGTCACCGGCGGCGGCGATGCGGCCGTAGGCCAGGTAGGAGAGGTGGTCGGCGGAGCCGAGCGGAGGCAGCACGGTGAGCAGGAGCACGGCGGCGCCGGCCGCGACCAGGACCACGCGGGGCGACAGCCAGGTCAGGCCGGAACGGAGCGCGAGCAGCCCGGCCACGATCGCGAGCGCGCCGAGCCCGGCGGCGATCGCCAGGACCACGCTGACGAGGCCGGAGGACGGGTGCAGTCCGAGGTCCCAGGACGGGTACCAGGTGGCCGGGCCCAGGCCCGGGACGGCGGCCGAGTCCCCGGCCACGGCGACCCCGGCCGGCAGCAGTACGGACAGCACACCCGTACAGCAGAAGACCAGCCCAGGGGGCGGCCGTCGCCGCGTGGATGACACGAGGCAATCGAATCAAACCCGGCGGCGCAAAACTGCCTTCTGGCCGGTCCGGGTCGAACCTGACCCGATGAATTGACGGAAAGTTCAGGTCGGCGTGGCAGAACGCACACGTCCGGTCACCCGCCGAGAGCTTTGCGGGCCCATCGTGAGGCCGGGCGGAAGATCTGGTTGACCACCGGCACCCGGCGGGTGCGACGTTCCAGGAGGGCCAGACCGACATCGCGGTACTGACCGGCGCGGTGGAGCTGACCGCGGAGGTCAGATCCCGTTACCCGGTGGTGTAGTTCACAGGGCACCTCGATCACCCGGTAGCCCGCCGTGAGCACGTCGATCGTCAGGCCGGTCTCGACCCCCCAGCCGATGGCCAGGGGCAGGGCGGAGTCGAAGGCCGCGCGGTTGATGCAGCGCGTACCGGAGAGCGGCTGGGTCGGCGTCCATCCGGTGGCCTGCCGGATGCCCTTGCGGGCCAGGCGCACGACCTTGCCGCTGCCGCCGCCCGAGGTCGCCTGGGGCGGGATCAGGGAGATGGTCATGTCGGCCTCACCGGCGAGCACCGGCTCGACGATGGTCGACGTCGCGGCCGCACTGGCCCCCAGGTCGGCGTCGATGAACAGCAGGGCCCGGGGCTCGTTGCCGGGGACGGCGGCGTCGAGCACCGCGGCCCGGGCCGCGCCGGTCTCCATGGCCGCGGCCTTGCCCTGATTGACCTCGTGGCTGACCACCTGGGCCCCGGCTCTGACCGCGATCGTCGCGGTTGCGTCATTCGAGCCGTCGTCCACCACGATGACCAGATCGGCGCCCGGGAGCGCGAGCGCTGCCTCCACGGTCGCGGCGATCCGGTCGGCCTCGTCCTTGGCCGGGATGATGACGGCGAGGCCACCAGGCACTGTCACGTCTGCCACGCCTCCAGAGGCTATGGGGTGTACCAGGCCGGAGGGAATCCGGACGATGAAGCTCACACCGTCCGGATTCCCTCGAGATCAGCTGAGATCAGCTGAGATCAGCGCAGGGTGACCTGGCGGGACACCACGCCGGCCCGGGCGCGGCGCTCGTCGGCCGTCAGCGGCTCGGTGCGGGCCATGGCCTCACGCAGCCGCTCGGAGAAGGCCACGATCGGCTTCTCCAGCTCTTCGGGCTCGGTGTCGTCGGCGAGGTCCCACACCGGCACGATCAGGCCGCAGGCCCGGAACGAGCCGACGTACTTGGTCTCCGGCAGCAGCGCCGACTCGCCCGCGGCGTGCAGGCGAGCGATGCCGTCGAGCACCTGGGTCTCGTCGTCGGGCAGCACCCAGCGCAGGTGGCGGCGAGCGCCCATCTGCACCCAGTAGGCGGCCTCGACCGAGGTCAGGCGCTTGGTCGACACGGCCGCACCGTTGGCCTGCTCCAGCGACTCGCGGACCTCGGGGGTGAGTTCGTTGTCCTGCGCGAACCAGAACTCGAAGCCCTCGTGCACCGTGACGTTGAAACCGCCGGAGAGGTCGAGCACGTCTTGCAGACGCGGGCCCGGGCCGGGCAGGTCACTCTCGGCCACCGGGTTGCCGGCCTCCAGCTCCCGCGCCTTCAGCAGGGCGGCGGCCAGGTCACGGCTGGCGTCGCCGGAGCCTCCGCCGGTCTGCAGACCGAGCAGCACCGTGCCGTCGGCGCGGTGCAGCGCGGGCCAGGCCATCGGCAGGATCGAGGCGACGGTGACGGTGCCACCGCCGAACTCCTCCTGCACCGGCACGACCGCGGTCGCCGCCGGCACGATCTCGCGCAGGGCTACCCAGTCGCACTCCCCGGCCAGACCCTCGAAGGGGCGCACGGCCACTTTCATTGCCTCGATCCGGGCTGCGCGCCCGTGACACGCCTTGTACCGCTTGCCCGACCCGCACGGGCAGTCCTCGCGACCACCGACGACCGGAATGTCACCGTCGATGACGGTGGTGGCGGCGGATCCGGTTCGGCGCTGCTTCTTTCCCATGACCGGCGAGCCTAGCGATCCGTGGTGGCGATCAGGTCGTCTAACCAAAGCTAGCTATGACACTAGACAGCCTTAGACGAGTTGATCGACCACGAACTGAAGGGTGGACGCCAACCCGCTCACCTCGTCCGGACGCCCGGTGCACCGCCCGCGCCCGGATGCGCAAAGATGCTCCGCCGACTCAAGCGCAAGATCACTGGGAGACGATCGTGAACGGCTTGCACGACCACTGGGTCGAGATGCCGGAATGGACACCGGGACGCGAACTCTGGGCGTTCTACCTGACCTTCGCCGAGGCGCCCGACCTGCACACGCGGATCGCCAACGACCAGGCCGCCCTGGCCCGGGTGACCGGGCTGGACATGATCCCGCAGGCCCGGCTGCACCTGAGCGTCCAGGGCATTGCCTTCCGCGATCTGGTGCACGACGCCGAGATCGAGCGGCTGGCCCAGACCGTGGGCGCGGCGGTGGCCGGGCGCCGGCTGCCCCGCCTGTACGCCGGACCCGCGATGAACGACTACGACGCCGTCGGGCTGCCGGTCTACCCGGCGGAAGACCTGGTGGCCCTGCGTGACCTGATCCGGCTGACCGCGGCCGACCTGATCGGTGCCGAGCGGATCTATCAGCTGCCGGAGTCCGAGGGCGGTTTCATCCCCCACATCAGCGTCGCCTACTCCAGCCAGGAGATTTCCGGCGCCGATCTGGCTGCCGGGCTGGAGCGGACCAGCCAGGAGATGACCGCGATCGATGTCAGCCACCTGTCGCTGGTCGCCCTGCGCCGGGCGAACAAAGCCTGGTCATGGGAGCGCGAGGCCCGTCTGCCGTTCGCCCAACCCAGCCCGATGAAGGTGAGTTAGGCCGGCACGAGCATCGAGGCGAGGGTCTTCCTGGTCTCGGCGGGCTTGTTGGTGATCAGCACCGAGGCCCCCGCGTCCAGGCAGACCCGGATCTGCTCGGGGGTGTCGACCGTCCAGACGTGCAGGTCACGCCCACGGGCCCGGATCCGCTCACCGAAGCGCGGGTTGAGCGCCAGCATCTCCACGTCGGGCGCGATGGCCACTCCGGCGGGCACCTGGCCGTCGATCATGGCCACCGGCATCCGGCGCTCCACCAGATAGACCAGCGGAAGGGTCGGGGCCAGCGCGCGCATGCGGCGCACGGCCAGAGCACTGAAGCTCATCATCCGCACCGGGGAGGGTTTCTCCGGCGTGTGCTGGTCCCAGCCGAACTCCTGCAGCAACCGGGCCAATTTGCGCTCGACCAGACCGCCGTACCGGGTGGGGTGTTTGGTCTCGACCACGATCTGGACCGGCCGGTCGAGCTCGGCGACCACCGAGAACAGCTTGCGCAGGGTCAGGAGGTGCGACCGGTCCGAGGTGTCCACCACGTCCGGGACCTCGGTGCCGTAGTCGCCGTGCTCCTGCGACAGCTTCTTCCAGGATCCCCAGTCCAGCCCCTCGAGCTGCGCGAGCTCGAGGGTGGAGACGATCCCGGTGCCGTTCGAGGTCCGGTTCACGGTGCGGTCGTGCACACACACGAGGTGGCCGTCGGCGGTGAGCCGGACATCGCACTCGAGCGCGTCCGCACCAGCCTCGATGGCCTGGAGATAGGCCGCGAGCGTGTGCTCGGGCTCTCGATCACTCGCGCCACGATGTGCGACGACCTGAGGCCGTAGCGAAGTCACGCATCAAATTTGCCACAAGATCGGGCTTCGTGTGGGGCAGAACCGGGCCGGTTCTCAGATGCACAGAAAATGCTCGCTGCCCGTTTGCCGGATGGTCGAACCCTGTAACACCGGCGTTCCCGGCCGGTCTCGCGACCGGCCGGGAACCACCGACGTGGTGAGGTACTGCCAGGAAGGGTCAGGCCTTCTTGTTGGCCTCGATCTCGAGGACGAGCTTGACCTTGTCCGAGATCAGGAAGCCGCCGGTCTCGAGGGCGGTGTTCCAGCTGATGCCCCAGTCACTGCGGTTGATCGTCGCGGTGCCGTCGAAGCCGGCCTTCTGCGTGCCCCACGGGTCGGCAGCCAGACCGTTGAACTCCCACTTGATCTCGACGGGCTTGGCCACGCCCTTGATCGTCAGGTCGCCGACCAGGATCAGGTCGTCACCGTCGAGCTTGGCCGAGGTGCTCTTGAACGTGATCTTCGGGTTGTTGTCCGCGTCCCAGAAGTCGGCGGAGCGCAGGTGACCGTCACGCTGCTCGTTACCGGTCACGATGCTGGTGGCGTCGATCTCCAGGTCGGCGCTGGAGGCCTCCGGGTTGGCGGCGTCGATGGTCGCGGTGCCGGAGAAGGTGGCGAAGTGGCCACGGGTCGTGGAGACCATGGCGTGCTTCACGGCGAAGCCGATGGTGCTGTGGCCCGGGTCGATCTCCCAGGTGCCGGTCAGCTCAGCGGGGAAGTTGCTCATCAGAAATACCTCACAGGTCGTCGGTTCGATCGGGGTGGATCGGCGGTGCTGATTGAACCTTAGATGATTCAACGTTCATCTAACTACTCCGCCACGGAGAAATTCCCGCACTTGGCCGAACGGGCACCGGTCAGTCAGGTGAAGGACACGTCGCGGACGCGCCGAGCCCGATCACGCGCAAGGATCTACCCATGACCGTCGCTCCTGTGCGCCCGCCGTCCTCTCCCCGGCTGGCCGGCTCGGCCGAGGCCGATGAGCGCCGCCGGGTGGCCCTGCGCCGGATGAAGACGGTCGCCACCACGTTGCTGGCGGTCGCCGCGGTGATCTACGTGGCCACGCTCCAGCAGGACGGCGCCCTCGGCTTCGTCAATGCCGCGGCGGAAGCAGCCATGGTCGGCGCTCTGGCCGACTGGTTCGCGGTCACGGCTCTGTTCCGGCACCCCCTGGGCCTGCCGATCCCCCACACCGCGCTGATCCCGACGCGCAAGGATCAGATCGGTGAGAGCCTGCAGGAATTCGTGGCCGACAATTTTCTCTCCGAGGAGATCGTTCGGGAGAAAGTCGGCCAGGCTGAAGTGACCCGGCGGATCGGGACCTGGCTCGCCGAGCGGGAACACGCCGAGCGAGTGGGCGCGGAGCTGGCGACAGCCGGTCACGGCGTGCTGAGCGTGCTGCGCGACGACGACGTGGCGGCGATGCTGGAGCAGGTCGTGGTGCCGCGCGCCGCCGACATCCCGGTGAGCCCGCTGGCCGGTGGCCTGCTCGACGGGATCCTCGACGACGGTGCCCACCATCGGCTGGTCGACCTGCTGGTCGACGAGGGCCGCTCCTGGCTGGAGATCAACTCCGAACGGATCATGCTGCTGGTCACCGAGCAGGCCCCGGGCTGGACCCCGCAGT
The Kineosporia sp. NBRC 101731 genome window above contains:
- a CDS encoding glycosyltransferase 87 family protein, which gives rise to MDTAGSLRRQGPWLVLGLLVLAASATPLAWHYLVSYPRENWQVDLEVYREGARAIVTGFPLYDVRTVQPQFLPFTYPPFAAFTALPLLIAPFAVVGWIWTVLQCALLWWTVGIAFRPFLRRFGHRAGLAQGVLAAGGVWLLPVSDGVRFGQVNAVIVALCLWDVTRRSRIDGSWAGGSGVGVALAAAVKLTPGVFWLYWAVARRWKVLATSVGTAALVTIVSWFLLPPASATYWTDALLDPGRLGPNGGTSNQSLRGVLLRIGPPEGSLAFTAVNLLLVAAVLVAALPLARRFDRLGEPVAVVAVVGMTAYLISPVSWVHHMHWGVVVIGALLGDGRDLRRVAAALVGAVLLWIRMPWWGANLLAGNEVPNAVARIVQNSYSWWAVLSLLALWFLVARKQQWPAEGNEPASEGELSPART
- a CDS encoding class I SAM-dependent methyltransferase, with the protein product MWQWDPSLYAGSADYYSAGRMPYPPGVVQAIRENLALDGTGRLLDVGCGPGSLTLPLARYFGEVIGVDADPGMVEAGRLASKAARMQSVSWREMRAEELPADLGRFRTITFALSFHWLDQETVARAVAGMLEPGGAVVHLGAITDKGTGAAPRTSLRFPQPPWEEVRSLVARYLGEDLRAGQGLRPTEAFGTEREIFAAAGFEDPRVVEVPYAMTRVRTVNEVIASVFSLSYSAPHLFGDRFTEFEAELRELLNSKAANGGLFVEQASGATLTFWRGGNRREDEAAPAATEVAKAPAARKAVKAPVQRKGSAAKKTAKAPAPRKASSAQQPSEAEEPATAPVATPPTPRKAPAARKTAKAPAPRKAPAAKKTAKAPAPRKAPAEKTAVKAPAPGKAPAPGKAPAPGKAPAEKTAAKKAKKAVTAKKTVGARKTVAARKPVQTTAAQRSEAQTAVPAPLPRKRRATKNDQP
- a CDS encoding glycosyltransferase; the encoded protein is MADVTVPGGLAVIIPAKDEADRIAATVEAALALPGADLVIVVDDGSNDATATIAVRAGAQVVSHEVNQGKAAAMETGAARAAVLDAAVPGNEPRALLFIDADLGASAAATSTIVEPVLAGEADMTISLIPPQATSGGGSGKVVRLARKGIRQATGWTPTQPLSGTRCINRAAFDSALPLAIGWGVETGLTIDVLTAGYRVIEVPCELHHRVTGSDLRGQLHRAGQYRDVGLALLERRTRRVPVVNQIFRPASRWARKALGG
- a CDS encoding DUF5926 family protein; protein product: MGKKQRRTGSAATTVIDGDIPVVGGREDCPCGSGKRYKACHGRAARIEAMKVAVRPFEGLAGECDWVALREIVPAATAVVPVQEEFGGGTVTVASILPMAWPALHRADGTVLLGLQTGGGSGDASRDLAAALLKARELEAGNPVAESDLPGPGPRLQDVLDLSGGFNVTVHEGFEFWFAQDNELTPEVRESLEQANGAAVSTKRLTSVEAAYWVQMGARRHLRWVLPDDETQVLDGIARLHAAGESALLPETKYVGSFRACGLIVPVWDLADDTEPEELEKPIVAFSERLREAMARTEPLTADERRARAGVVSRQVTLR
- a CDS encoding glycerophosphodiester phosphodiesterase family protein: MTSLRPQVVAHRGASDREPEHTLAAYLQAIEAGADALECDVRLTADGHLVCVHDRTVNRTSNGTGIVSTLELAQLEGLDWGSWKKLSQEHGDYGTEVPDVVDTSDRSHLLTLRKLFSVVAELDRPVQIVVETKHPTRYGGLVERKLARLLQEFGWDQHTPEKPSPVRMMSFSALAVRRMRALAPTLPLVYLVERRMPVAMIDGQVPAGVAIAPDVEMLALNPRFGERIRARGRDLHVWTVDTPEQIRVCLDAGASVLITNKPAETRKTLASMLVPA
- a CDS encoding YceI family protein, producing the protein MSNFPAELTGTWEIDPGHSTIGFAVKHAMVSTTRGHFATFSGTATIDAANPEASSADLEIDATSIVTGNEQRDGHLRSADFWDADNNPKITFKSTSAKLDGDDLILVGDLTIKGVAKPVEIKWEFNGLAADPWGTQKAGFDGTATINRSDWGISWNTALETGGFLISDKVKLVLEIEANKKA
- a CDS encoding DUF445 domain-containing protein gives rise to the protein MTVAPVRPPSSPRLAGSAEADERRRVALRRMKTVATTLLAVAAVIYVATLQQDGALGFVNAAAEAAMVGALADWFAVTALFRHPLGLPIPHTALIPTRKDQIGESLQEFVADNFLSEEIVREKVGQAEVTRRIGTWLAEREHAERVGAELATAGHGVLSVLRDDDVAAMLEQVVVPRAADIPVSPLAGGLLDGILDDGAHHRLVDLLVDEGRSWLEINSERIMLLVTEQAPGWTPQWVDNRIARRVYDEMYRWLSEISADQQHPARQALDDLLRRLARDLRSDPETQARFEAIKIRLLEHPELRKATIALWSTVRRMLLEALADPTGELRRRIVDALADLGVRLSTDQELQARLDTYAQDVVGYVVRNYADELATVISETVKRWDAVDASRRIELHVGRDLQFIRINGTVVGALAGLAIHTFTILIS